One Maribacter cobaltidurans genomic window carries:
- the lpxA gene encoding acyl-ACP--UDP-N-acetylglucosamine O-acyltransferase: MNQPLAYVHPGAKIAKNVVIEPFTTIHNNVTIGEGTWIGSNVTIMEGARIGKNCNIFPGAVISAPPQDLKYKGEETTVIIGNGTTIRECATIHKGTSDRMKTVIGKNCLIMAYCHVAHDCLVGNNCIFSNNSTLAGHVTIGDNVILAGLVAVHQFVSVGQHAFVTGGSLVRKDVPPYVKAAREPLSYVGINSVGLRRRGYQSEKIREIQNIYRILYQKNYNNTQAVQILEAEMEATPERDEILQFIRDSQRGIMKGYFSHN; encoded by the coding sequence ATGAATCAACCGCTCGCCTATGTTCATCCAGGGGCCAAAATTGCAAAGAACGTGGTCATTGAACCTTTTACCACCATTCATAATAATGTAACAATTGGTGAAGGAACCTGGATCGGTTCAAATGTCACGATTATGGAAGGTGCAAGAATCGGTAAAAACTGCAATATTTTTCCAGGTGCGGTCATTTCTGCGCCACCGCAGGATTTAAAATATAAAGGAGAGGAAACTACCGTAATTATAGGAAACGGAACTACGATACGGGAGTGTGCTACCATTCACAAGGGAACTTCAGACCGTATGAAAACGGTCATTGGCAAGAACTGCCTTATTATGGCGTATTGCCATGTTGCCCACGATTGTCTGGTAGGGAACAATTGTATTTTTTCAAATAATTCAACTTTGGCCGGACATGTAACCATTGGTGACAATGTTATTTTGGCCGGTTTGGTGGCGGTACATCAATTTGTTTCTGTAGGTCAGCATGCTTTTGTAACCGGAGGTTCCTTGGTACGAAAAGATGTTCCTCCTTATGTAAAGGCGGCAAGGGAACCACTTTCTTATGTAGGTATAAATTCCGTAGGTCTTAGACGAAGAGGATATCAGTCGGAAAAAATTAGGGAGATTCAGAATATATATAGAATTCTATATCAGAAAAATTACAACAATACCCAGGCGGTTCAAATTTTGGAAGCCGAAATGGAAGCAACCCCTGAAAGGGATGAAATCCTTCAATTTATACGGGATTCACAACGTGGAATCATGAAAGGATATTTCAGTCATAATTAA
- a CDS encoding GNAT family N-acetyltransferase translates to MADYFISEDKTLLDIEAIQEFIAKTYWGDGRTLMDVRKTVENSFCFGMYTHEKKQIGFARVVTDYIYFGYFMDVIILEEYQGRGYGKVLIGHMLEHPLIKNLKTVALKTKDAHSLYEKFGFNKIGNSKLWMSIDRQKLL, encoded by the coding sequence ATGGCAGATTATTTTATTTCAGAGGATAAAACATTACTGGATATTGAAGCAATCCAAGAGTTCATTGCCAAAACATATTGGGGCGATGGTAGAACCTTGATGGACGTGAGAAAAACCGTAGAAAATTCATTTTGTTTTGGAATGTATACACACGAAAAAAAGCAGATAGGTTTTGCCAGGGTGGTGACAGACTATATTTATTTTGGATACTTTATGGATGTAATAATTCTTGAAGAATATCAAGGACGGGGGTATGGTAAAGTTTTAATCGGACATATGCTTGAACATCCATTAATCAAAAACTTAAAGACAGTTGCACTTAAAACAAAGGATGCCCACTCTTTATATGAAAAATTTGGTTTTAACAAGATTGGGAATTCTAAATTGTGGATGTCAATCGATAGGCAAAAATTACTTTAA
- the hisD gene encoding histidinol dehydrogenase, with translation MNKIYNPSRESWSTILKRPTQTVSDIEDIVDTVFTEVKKGGDSILKTYTEKFDGVSLDALRVTKEEVNQASLYVLEELKKAIQLAKRNIEEFHKAQKTERVFVTTAPGVDCWQEKRPIQKVGLYIPGGTAPLFSTILMLAIPAKLAGCKEIVLCTPPNKEGKVNPAILYTAALCGVTKIFKVGGIQAIAGMTFGTESVPQVYKIFGPGNQYVTVAKQIATKYGVAIDMPAGPSELLVFADDSANPVFVASDLLSQAEHGVDSQVILVSTSKELLDKVEVEVEIQLEDLPRKEIAKKAIENSKLIYVNDKKYAVDLINEYGPEHYIICAEDEDFFIENVENAGSVFIGNYTPESAGDYASGTNHTLPTNGYAKQYSGVNLDSFMKSMTFQKITPDGIQNIGKAIELMAEAEGLQAHKNAVTLRLNEITKAISSEVGKS, from the coding sequence ATGAACAAGATTTATAACCCTAGTAGAGAATCGTGGTCCACTATACTTAAACGACCTACGCAGACCGTATCCGATATTGAGGATATTGTTGATACTGTTTTTACCGAAGTAAAAAAAGGAGGGGATTCCATTTTGAAAACGTATACGGAGAAGTTTGATGGAGTTTCTTTGGACGCCCTTAGGGTGACCAAAGAAGAAGTAAATCAGGCGAGCCTGTATGTTCTGGAAGAATTGAAAAAAGCCATTCAATTGGCCAAAAGGAATATTGAGGAATTCCACAAGGCTCAAAAAACAGAAAGAGTTTTCGTAACTACTGCACCTGGGGTAGATTGTTGGCAAGAAAAACGACCTATTCAAAAGGTGGGTCTTTACATCCCTGGAGGTACTGCGCCCTTGTTTTCTACGATTCTCATGTTGGCCATCCCGGCCAAATTGGCCGGATGCAAGGAAATTGTTCTATGCACGCCACCAAACAAAGAAGGCAAAGTGAATCCCGCTATCTTATATACAGCAGCACTTTGCGGGGTTACGAAAATTTTTAAAGTAGGGGGCATCCAAGCCATTGCGGGAATGACTTTTGGAACGGAGTCGGTTCCACAAGTGTATAAGATTTTTGGTCCGGGCAACCAATATGTAACGGTTGCGAAGCAAATAGCGACCAAATATGGCGTGGCCATAGATATGCCAGCAGGTCCTAGTGAACTTTTGGTTTTTGCAGATGATTCCGCAAATCCGGTTTTTGTAGCCTCTGATTTATTGAGCCAAGCCGAACACGGTGTGGATAGCCAGGTTATTTTAGTCTCAACTTCAAAGGAACTATTGGATAAAGTGGAAGTTGAAGTAGAAATTCAATTGGAGGATTTACCAAGAAAGGAAATTGCGAAAAAAGCGATAGAAAATAGCAAACTCATCTATGTAAATGATAAAAAATATGCCGTTGATTTGATCAATGAATACGGACCCGAACATTATATTATTTGTGCTGAAGATGAGGACTTTTTTATCGAAAATGTGGAGAATGCCGGGTCGGTATTTATTGGGAATTACACTCCGGAAAGTGCTGGCGACTATGCTTCCGGAACCAACCATACCTTGCCCACTAATGGATACGCAAAACAATACAGTGGGGTGAATCTTGATAGTTTTATGAAAAGTATGACGTTTCAGAAAATAACCCCAGATGGTATCCAAAATATTGGTAAAGCGATAGAATTAATGGCGGAAGCCGAAGGGTTGCAGGCGCATAAAAATGCGGTAACCTTACGATTGAATGAAATAACTAAAGCCATTTCGAGCGAAGTCGGGAAATCATAA
- the efp gene encoding elongation factor P, giving the protein MASTSDIRKGLCIRYNNDIYKIIEFLHVKPGKGPAFVRTKLKSVSTGKVLDNTFSAGHKIEDVRVETRSYQFLYAEGETYHFMNTEDYNQITLQESALDAPGLLKEGEIVKIMFNTEDSMPLSVDMPASVVLEITYTEPGVKGNTATNATKPAKVETGAEVNVPLFINEGDKIKIDTSSGSYMERVKE; this is encoded by the coding sequence ATGGCATCTACATCGGATATTAGAAAAGGATTATGTATTAGATATAATAACGATATCTATAAGATTATTGAGTTTTTACACGTAAAACCAGGGAAAGGACCTGCTTTTGTGAGGACAAAGCTGAAAAGTGTTTCTACAGGAAAGGTTTTGGACAATACTTTTTCCGCTGGACATAAGATAGAGGATGTTCGCGTGGAAACCAGATCATACCAATTTTTATATGCGGAAGGGGAAACCTATCATTTTATGAATACGGAGGATTATAATCAAATTACTCTACAGGAAAGTGCCTTGGATGCTCCCGGTCTTTTGAAAGAAGGAGAGATTGTAAAGATTATGTTCAATACGGAGGATAGTATGCCGTTATCCGTTGATATGCCTGCCAGTGTGGTTTTGGAAATAACCTATACAGAACCAGGTGTCAAGGGAAATACCGCAACCAATGCCACAAAGCCTGCCAAGGTTGAAACGGGGGCAGAGGTAAATGTTCCTTTGTTCATCAACGAGGGGGATAAAATAAAAATCGACACATCTAGCGGTTCTTATATGGAACGCGTAAAAGAATAA
- the fabG gene encoding 3-oxoacyl-[acyl-carrier-protein] reductase: MKLLEGKNVIITGASRGIGKGIAKVFAENGANVAFTYSSSEGPALELEKELSALGVKAKAYKSNAASYAEAETLVTEVLKDFDGVIDVLINNAGITKDNLLMRMSEDDFDTVMDINLKSVFNMTKATQRTFLKQRKGSIINMSSVVGVKGNAGQTNYAASKAGMIGFTKSVALELGSRNIRCNAIAPGFIETEMTEKLDEKTVQGWRDGIPLKRGGTTEDIANACLFFASDLSAYVTGQVLNVDGGMLT; the protein is encoded by the coding sequence ATGAAACTGTTAGAGGGAAAAAATGTTATCATTACAGGTGCTAGCCGAGGTATAGGAAAGGGCATCGCTAAAGTGTTTGCAGAAAATGGGGCCAATGTAGCCTTTACCTATAGTTCAAGTGAGGGCCCTGCCTTGGAATTGGAAAAGGAGCTGAGTGCCCTGGGTGTAAAGGCAAAGGCGTATAAAAGCAACGCGGCAAGCTATGCCGAGGCCGAAACGCTCGTAACGGAGGTGTTGAAGGATTTTGACGGTGTAATCGATGTGTTGATCAATAACGCAGGTATTACCAAGGACAATTTATTGATGCGCATGTCCGAGGACGATTTTGACACGGTAATGGACATCAACTTGAAGTCTGTTTTTAATATGACCAAAGCCACACAGCGTACATTCCTAAAACAACGGAAAGGCTCTATTATCAATATGAGCAGTGTGGTAGGGGTAAAAGGAAATGCAGGACAGACCAACTATGCAGCTTCCAAGGCTGGTATGATTGGGTTTACTAAATCAGTAGCGTTGGAATTGGGCTCGAGAAATATACGTTGTAATGCTATTGCCCCGGGTTTCATAGAAACGGAAATGACCGAGAAGCTGGATGAAAAAACCGTTCAAGGTTGGAGGGATGGAATACCCTTGAAGCGGGGAGGAACCACAGAGGACATAGCAAATGCATGCCTTTTCTTCGCCTCGGATTTATCGGCTTATGTTACCGGGCAAGTACTTAATGTGGACGGTGGCATGTTAACATAG
- a CDS encoding prohibitin family protein yields MDRLPKIALPAIFIFIVLVILISKSAVTIGSGEAGVLYKTFGNGVVTDQPPMGEGFHLVAPWNKVFVYEVRQQEVFEKMNVLSSNGLDIKLDASAWFQPKYDDLGKLHQEKGEDYVQRVLLPTIRSAARSVVGRYTPEQLYSSKRDAIQMEIFEETKKIVNDEYIQLNEILVRDVTLPPTIKDAIERKLKQEQESLEYEFRLITAEKEAEKVRIEAQGKADANRILSASLNDQILRDKGIDATLRMSESPNAKVIVIGGGESGLPLILGNN; encoded by the coding sequence ATGGACAGATTGCCAAAAATTGCCTTACCGGCAATATTTATCTTTATAGTGTTAGTTATCTTAATATCCAAATCGGCCGTGACCATAGGTTCGGGAGAAGCGGGAGTACTCTACAAAACTTTTGGTAACGGGGTCGTAACGGACCAACCACCCATGGGTGAAGGATTTCACCTAGTTGCTCCATGGAACAAGGTTTTTGTATACGAAGTAAGGCAACAAGAGGTGTTCGAAAAAATGAACGTGCTCTCTAGCAATGGTTTGGATATCAAGCTGGATGCATCCGCTTGGTTTCAACCCAAATACGACGACTTGGGCAAATTACATCAGGAAAAGGGAGAAGATTATGTTCAACGTGTTTTATTGCCTACCATACGATCTGCTGCAAGATCTGTAGTTGGCCGTTATACCCCAGAACAGCTTTATTCAAGTAAAAGGGATGCCATTCAAATGGAAATATTTGAAGAAACCAAAAAAATCGTAAATGATGAATACATTCAATTAAACGAAATCTTGGTACGTGATGTAACCTTGCCTCCCACTATAAAGGACGCCATAGAACGTAAATTAAAGCAGGAACAAGAGTCCTTGGAATATGAGTTTCGATTGATTACCGCAGAAAAAGAAGCAGAAAAAGTTAGGATTGAAGCACAGGGTAAGGCAGATGCGAATAGGATATTGAGTGCCTCATTGAACGATCAAATTTTAAGGGATAAGGGTATAGATGCTACGCTTCGTATGTCAGAATCCCCAAATGCCAAGGTAATCGTAATAGGTGGGGGAGAATCCGGTCTACCTCTGATTCTAGGAAATAACTAA
- the hisH gene encoding imidazole glycerol phosphate synthase subunit HisH: MKIVIINYGAGNIQSIKFAIKRLGYDAVLSNDADEICQADKVIFPGVGEASSAMKKLRESQLDQLIPNLTQPVLGICLGMQLMCNGSEEGNTNGLGIFDVDVVRFSKKFKVPQIGWNQISDLKSPLFKGVKENSHIYLVHSYYAPVCKQTIATSSYDMDYSAALQSNNFYGTQFHPEKSSDVGEQILRNFLNM, encoded by the coding sequence ATGAAAATTGTTATAATAAATTATGGAGCTGGTAATATTCAAAGCATCAAGTTTGCCATAAAAAGGTTGGGGTACGATGCTGTTCTAAGCAATGATGCCGACGAAATATGCCAAGCCGACAAAGTTATTTTTCCTGGGGTAGGCGAGGCCAGCAGCGCCATGAAAAAACTGAGGGAAAGCCAATTGGACCAATTGATTCCGAATCTTACCCAGCCGGTTTTGGGTATCTGTTTGGGAATGCAGTTGATGTGCAACGGTTCAGAAGAGGGTAATACAAATGGCCTAGGTATTTTTGATGTTGATGTTGTACGATTTTCCAAAAAATTTAAGGTGCCTCAGATAGGATGGAATCAGATTTCAGACCTCAAATCACCATTGTTTAAAGGGGTAAAGGAAAATAGCCATATTTATTTGGTACACAGTTATTATGCTCCCGTTTGTAAACAGACCATAGCCACTTCTTCATACGATATGGATTACAGTGCCGCTTTGCAGAGCAACAATTTTTATGGTACGCAATTTCACCCAGAGAAGAGCAGCGATGTAGGGGAACAGATTTTACGGAATTTCTTAAACATGTAG
- the sucD gene encoding succinate--CoA ligase subunit alpha, giving the protein MSVLVNKDSKIIVQGFTGSEGTFHAQQMIEYGTNIVGGVTPGKGGQEHLGKPVFNTVSEAVEKVGADTTIIFVPPAFAADAIMEAANAGIKVIITITEGIPVADMVIAANYIKGKDCRLIGPNCPGVITPGEAKVGIMPGFVFKKGNIGIVSKSGTLTYEAADQVVRQGLGITTAIGIGGDPIIGTTTKEAVELLINDPETECVVMIGEIGGQLEADAAKWYKESGSKKPIVGFIAGETAPAGRTMGHAGAIVGGSDDTAQAKKKIMREHGIHVVDSPAEIGVKVKEVMS; this is encoded by the coding sequence ATGAGCGTTTTAGTAAATAAGGATTCCAAAATAATTGTACAAGGATTTACAGGAAGTGAGGGTACTTTTCATGCCCAACAAATGATTGAATATGGCACGAATATCGTCGGAGGAGTTACCCCGGGAAAAGGAGGTCAGGAACATTTGGGAAAACCTGTTTTCAACACCGTTAGTGAAGCTGTTGAAAAGGTTGGTGCCGATACTACGATTATTTTTGTTCCGCCAGCATTTGCAGCCGACGCTATTATGGAAGCTGCCAATGCAGGAATTAAAGTCATCATTACCATTACAGAGGGCATCCCTGTTGCCGACATGGTAATCGCGGCCAATTATATAAAAGGAAAGGATTGTAGACTAATAGGACCTAACTGTCCTGGTGTTATTACCCCAGGCGAGGCCAAAGTGGGTATCATGCCTGGTTTCGTATTTAAGAAAGGTAATATTGGAATCGTTTCTAAGTCCGGTACGCTTACCTATGAGGCTGCTGATCAAGTGGTAAGACAAGGTTTGGGTATTACAACGGCCATAGGTATTGGAGGTGACCCAATTATTGGAACAACGACCAAGGAAGCTGTAGAACTTCTGATTAATGACCCTGAAACGGAATGTGTGGTAATGATCGGTGAAATTGGTGGTCAGTTAGAGGCGGATGCCGCAAAATGGTATAAGGAAAGTGGTAGCAAAAAGCCGATTGTTGGTTTTATAGCCGGTGAAACTGCCCCTGCAGGTAGAACTATGGGACATGCAGGAGCCATTGTTGGAGGTAGCGATGATACCGCTCAGGCCAAAAAGAAAATTATGAGGGAACATGGAATCCATGTAGTTGATTCTCCAGCTGAAATCGGGGTCAAAGTAAAGGAGGTAATGTCTTAA
- a CDS encoding UDP-3-O-(3-hydroxymyristoyl)glucosamine N-acyltransferase, translating to MKFPTTFTLKQISEIIQTDYVGDSDFPVLGMNEIHVVENGDIVFVDHPKYYDKALNSKATVILINKKVDCPEGKALLISDDPFRDFNTLTHYFSPFVASARMISNSAKIGRNTIIQPNVFIGNNVTIGDNCLIHANVSIYDNCVIGNGVTIHSGSVLGADAFYYKNRPEGFDKLLSGGRVVLKDNVDLGALCTIDRGVTGDTTIGEGTKLDNQVHVGHDTVIGKKCLIASQTGIAGCVIIEDEVTLWGQVGTNSGITIGKKAVIMGQTGVTKSVKGEKSYFGTPIEESREKLKQLAYIKKIPDIIKKLENK from the coding sequence TTGAAATTTCCTACCACATTCACACTTAAACAGATTTCCGAAATCATCCAAACTGACTATGTTGGTGATTCGGACTTTCCTGTTCTGGGTATGAACGAAATTCACGTGGTGGAGAACGGCGATATTGTGTTTGTGGACCATCCAAAATACTATGATAAGGCCCTAAATTCAAAAGCCACGGTAATTCTAATCAACAAAAAGGTTGATTGTCCTGAGGGAAAGGCCTTGTTAATTTCGGATGATCCATTTAGGGATTTCAATACATTGACGCATTATTTCAGTCCTTTTGTTGCCTCGGCAAGAATGATTTCCAATTCCGCCAAAATAGGAAGGAACACCATAATACAGCCCAACGTTTTTATTGGAAATAATGTCACTATTGGTGATAATTGTCTTATTCACGCCAATGTGAGTATATATGATAACTGTGTCATTGGAAATGGGGTTACGATTCACTCAGGGTCCGTATTGGGCGCAGATGCATTTTACTATAAAAATAGGCCCGAAGGGTTTGATAAATTGCTGTCGGGAGGAAGGGTAGTGTTGAAAGATAATGTAGACCTTGGTGCCTTGTGTACTATAGATAGGGGAGTTACGGGTGATACGACAATAGGTGAAGGAACTAAGTTGGACAATCAAGTACACGTAGGTCATGATACTGTAATCGGCAAAAAATGTTTGATCGCTTCCCAAACGGGAATAGCAGGTTGTGTCATCATTGAGGACGAAGTAACCTTGTGGGGCCAAGTGGGCACCAATAGTGGAATTACCATTGGTAAGAAGGCGGTCATTATGGGTCAGACTGGCGTTACGAAATCGGTCAAGGGAGAAAAGAGCTATTTTGGCACTCCCATAGAAGAATCAAGGGAAAAGTTAAAGCAGTTGGCCTACATCAAAAAAATTCCTGATATCATAAAAAAACTAGAGAACAAATAA
- the hisB gene encoding bifunctional histidinol-phosphatase/imidazoleglycerol-phosphate dehydratase HisB, which produces MKIENAKNSSPIGGGGGRKVLFVDRDGTIIKETADEQIDAFEKMIFYPKAFTFLGKIAKELDYELVMITNQDGLGTDSFPEDTFWPVHNFILKSFENEGVVFDKVFLDRTFPHENADTRKPGTGLLTEYFSNEYDLENSFVIGDRLTDIELAKNLGSKGIFINDQTNLGTNEITVKREALDDIIALESNDWEKIYEFLKLKDRTATTHRKTNETDILIELNLDGTGKSDIKTGLAFFDHMLDQLARHGQMDLKIKVDGDLEVDEHHTIEDTGIALGEVFYNALGNKLGIERYGFCLPMDDCLAQVAIDFGGRNWLVWDAEFKREKIGDMPTEMFHHFFKSFSDGAKANLNIKAEGTNEHHKIEAIFKAFAKSIKMAVKRDVEKMVLPSTKGVL; this is translated from the coding sequence ATGAAAATAGAAAATGCAAAAAATAGTTCCCCCATTGGGGGCGGAGGGGGCCGAAAAGTCCTATTTGTAGATAGGGACGGCACCATCATTAAGGAAACTGCGGACGAGCAGATTGATGCTTTTGAAAAAATGATTTTCTATCCAAAGGCATTTACTTTTTTGGGTAAAATCGCCAAGGAACTGGATTATGAACTCGTCATGATTACCAATCAGGATGGCTTGGGGACGGACTCTTTCCCGGAAGATACCTTTTGGCCGGTTCATAATTTCATTTTAAAATCGTTCGAAAACGAAGGTGTTGTTTTTGATAAGGTCTTTTTGGATAGAACCTTTCCACATGAGAATGCAGATACCAGAAAACCCGGTACTGGACTCCTTACGGAATATTTCTCCAACGAATACGACCTTGAAAATTCCTTTGTTATTGGCGACCGACTAACGGACATTGAATTGGCAAAGAATTTAGGTTCCAAAGGTATTTTTATTAATGACCAGACGAATTTGGGGACCAATGAGATTACGGTAAAACGGGAAGCATTGGATGATATCATCGCCTTGGAAAGCAACGACTGGGAAAAAATCTATGAGTTTTTAAAACTGAAGGATAGAACGGCGACTACCCACCGAAAAACCAACGAAACGGATATCCTTATCGAGTTGAATTTAGATGGAACAGGAAAAAGCGATATCAAAACCGGGTTAGCGTTTTTCGACCATATGCTGGACCAATTGGCGCGTCATGGACAAATGGACCTGAAAATTAAGGTAGACGGGGACTTGGAAGTAGACGAACACCATACCATTGAGGATACCGGTATTGCCTTAGGGGAAGTCTTTTATAACGCCTTGGGCAATAAATTGGGTATCGAACGATACGGATTTTGTTTACCGATGGATGATTGTTTGGCACAGGTAGCTATCGACTTTGGAGGTAGAAATTGGTTAGTTTGGGATGCCGAATTTAAACGCGAAAAAATAGGGGATATGCCTACGGAGATGTTCCATCATTTTTTCAAATCCTTTTCGGATGGGGCCAAAGCCAATCTTAATATTAAAGCAGAGGGTACAAACGAGCATCATAAGATTGAAGCAATTTTCAAGGCCTTTGCCAAAAGCATTAAAATGGCGGTAAAACGGGATGTAGAAAAAATGGTGCTACCATCTACGAAGGGCGTGTTATGA
- the hisC gene encoding histidinol-phosphate transaminase has translation MKVFDLNNLIRQNVKGLKPYSSARDEYVSDGSEMIFLDANENPFQNGVNRYPDPQQRGLKSVLAQQKGVRQENILLGNGSDEVLDILYRAFCEPKVDNIITLPPTYGMYKVLADINVVENREVLLMDDFQPDVESILKNVDSHTKLVFLCSPNNPTGNSFQVSKIENLLSSFNGLVVIDEAYIDFSSEESWVAKLSEYPNLVITQTLSKAYGMAGIRLGICLASEEIIAVLNKIKPPYNVNELTQQRAMERVLNREEINKEVENILKERRVLEQTLKTIQFVEQVYPTDANFILARVDDASLRYEQLLEKGIVIRNRTTQPLCENKLRFTVGTHRENEFLIKALKELP, from the coding sequence ATGAAGGTGTTCGATTTAAATAATTTGATTCGTCAAAACGTAAAAGGTCTAAAGCCCTATTCCTCTGCTCGGGACGAGTATGTATCGGATGGTTCGGAAATGATTTTTTTGGACGCCAATGAAAACCCCTTTCAGAATGGTGTCAATCGATATCCCGATCCGCAACAAAGAGGTTTAAAGTCCGTCTTGGCCCAACAGAAAGGTGTTCGGCAGGAAAATATACTCTTGGGAAACGGTAGCGACGAAGTACTGGATATCCTTTACAGGGCCTTTTGTGAACCAAAAGTGGACAATATCATTACCTTACCACCAACATATGGTATGTATAAGGTTTTAGCGGATATCAACGTAGTTGAAAATAGGGAAGTATTATTAATGGATGACTTTCAGCCAGATGTTGAATCTATTTTGAAAAACGTAGATTCACATACCAAATTGGTATTTCTTTGCTCTCCCAACAACCCAACAGGAAATAGCTTTCAGGTTTCCAAAATTGAAAATTTGTTGTCATCTTTCAATGGTCTGGTAGTTATTGATGAGGCTTATATTGATTTTTCTTCCGAGGAAAGTTGGGTTGCCAAATTATCCGAATACCCAAATTTGGTGATAACGCAAACCTTGTCCAAGGCCTATGGGATGGCGGGAATCCGCTTGGGTATATGCCTTGCGTCGGAAGAAATCATTGCTGTCTTAAATAAAATTAAACCACCTTATAATGTGAACGAACTTACCCAACAGCGCGCTATGGAAAGGGTGTTGAATCGGGAGGAAATTAACAAAGAAGTCGAAAACATCCTTAAAGAAAGAAGGGTATTAGAACAAACGTTGAAAACCATTCAATTTGTTGAACAAGTATATCCAACCGATGCCAATTTTATTCTTGCGAGAGTGGATGATGCGTCGCTCAGATATGAACAATTGTTGGAGAAAGGGATTGTCATTAGAAATAGAACTACCCAGCCCCTTTGTGAAAACAAATTGAGATTTACGGTTGGGACGCATAGGGAAAATGAATTTTTGATAAAGGCCTTAAAAGAATTACCATGA
- the hisG gene encoding ATP phosphoribosyltransferase: protein MTKIRIAIQKSGRLNEDSLQILKDCGISIDNGKDQLKASSRNFPMEVFYLRNGDIPQYLRDGVVDVAIIGENVLIEKGADISIAEKLGFSKCKVSLAVPKSVKYKSVQDFEGKRIATSYPNTVTNYLKEKGVNAELHIINGSVEIAPNIGLADAICDIVSSGSTLFKNNLKEVEVMLTSEAVLAVSPKITEERKAILKRLQFRIQSVLRARKSKYVLLNAPNEKLQEILKLLPGMRSPTVLPLAEEGWSSVHTVIDKDTFWEVIDELKKVGAEGILVCPIEKMVL from the coding sequence ATGACAAAGATTAGGATTGCTATTCAAAAATCGGGAAGACTCAATGAAGACTCTCTTCAGATTCTAAAGGACTGTGGTATTTCCATTGACAATGGAAAAGATCAGCTAAAAGCCTCTAGCCGGAACTTCCCCATGGAGGTGTTTTACCTGAGGAACGGGGATATTCCCCAGTATTTAAGGGACGGTGTGGTGGATGTTGCCATCATTGGTGAAAATGTATTGATAGAAAAGGGAGCCGACATTTCCATTGCGGAAAAACTTGGTTTTTCAAAATGCAAGGTGTCCTTGGCGGTACCTAAGTCGGTCAAGTATAAATCCGTTCAGGATTTTGAAGGAAAACGCATTGCTACGTCCTACCCCAATACCGTTACCAACTATTTGAAAGAGAAAGGGGTAAATGCAGAGCTTCATATCATTAATGGTTCTGTAGAGATTGCACCAAATATTGGATTGGCGGATGCCATTTGTGATATTGTTTCCAGTGGCAGCACCTTGTTCAAGAACAATTTAAAGGAGGTAGAAGTGATGTTGACCAGTGAGGCGGTATTGGCCGTTTCCCCAAAAATAACGGAGGAGCGCAAAGCTATACTTAAAAGATTACAGTTTAGGATACAATCCGTATTAAGGGCCAGGAAATCAAAATATGTGCTTTTGAATGCCCCTAACGAGAAATTACAGGAAATACTAAAGTTATTGCCCGGGATGCGCAGTCCTACGGTATTGCCCCTAGCTGAGGAAGGCTGGAGCTCGGTTCATACGGTAATAGATAAGGATACCTTTTGGGAGGTAATCGATGAATTGAAGAAGGTTGGTGCTGAAGGTATTTTGGTTTGTCCTATTGAGAAAATGGTTTTATAA